The sequence CTCGTATGAATATGACAAGTACCTTGAGGATACGATAATCGACGTGTTTGTCCCGGTCGATAATCAATCCCGACTCGACTTGCCTGCACCGACCAATCCGTCGCAGACATACCCATCGAACAGCGGTTCGAATTTTATCCTCGTTGCTCCCTATATCTCTCTGGCGGACACTCCGTCGAAACGACATACGTTCTCGACTCGTATCGATTGGAACGCCAACGCAAAGAACTCATTTACTTTCGCGTATCAGTTGGGCCGTTTTAACGACCTCAGGCAGTATTCGGGTACCAACCGCCTTGCCGACGCCCTGATCGGCCGCGTTCGAAATACGGACGGCTTTAACGCCACGCATAACTTGGTCCTCGGAGCGAATGATGTCAATCAACTGCGATTTCAATACTCGCGGCTACGGCCGTCGGCCGCCCCTGTCGGCGGTTCCGGTGCCCCGGTCGTTATTGTTGGCGGATTTACACCGCCGGGCGAACCGTTCTCGGCCAGTCAGATATTCAGCGCGTCAACATCAGGATCAAGCGACCGTAAAGAGGACCGCATTCAGATCCAGGACACCTATACGCACATCGCCGGCTCGCATAACCTTCGCTTTGGCGGCGATTTTCATAATGTCGACACCGAGTACATCGATAGATTCGACGCCACTGGAACGTACCGATTTTCTAACTTCTATTTCTTTAACCAGAATAACGTCACGAGCTTTCAGCAGAACTTCAACACGTCGTCCGCTTTGACGAACAAGTATTATGGCTTTTTTGGCCAGGATGAATGGCGGATCAGACCGCGCTTTACGCTGAGCTTTGGTCTTCGTTATGAGCGCGAAACGATCATTGGCGATAAGGACAACTGGGGACCGCGTCTTTCATTCGCCTGGAATCCGCTCAAAGGTGACAAGACGGTCATCCGCTTTGGTGCAGGCCGGTTCTTTAACCGTGTGCTGCTTCGCACGGTTGACGATTTTACATCGGGTGCTCAGGAGTTGCGTTTCGATTCACGAATACGGTTTCCGGCTAACGTAGAGTTCGCCCGTATCCGAACTTTCCTAAGTCAGCAATTCCCCAATCCGCTGACGCTCGATACAGCTATCCAGGTCAATGCGACCGAGACGATGACCGTGAGAGAGCTGTCCCGCACGGGTGGCTTTCGCGAACTTGATCCAAATATCAAGATCCCTGAAAGTTATCAGTTCAACGTCGGATTTGAGCGCGAGATCTTTAAGGGTATCGTCTTCGAGACAAACGCAACGTACAACCGTACAATTCACCTCTGGCGCGAGAAGAATATCAATGCCCCGGTGCTGCCTGCGGGCACGCCCGACCGCGACAACGACGGCCGTATCACGTTTACTGACTATCTTCTGGGCGTCAATACAGGAATTTCCCGGTTCTTCCTTGGCTCGCCAACTGACGACGTAGGGTTACTGGACCTTAACGGCGGATCATGCAGCGCGAGCGAGGTATGTAATGTAAATCTGAATTCATCCCAGAATAGGTCCGACTGCGAAAGTGCGCTCGACCCGATAAATTCACCTACGCTTTCGCCAATATGCCGCGCCTTGGCCGCGATCCACCCCTTACGTCCCGGCTTTGCCTCGGGCAATCTCAGCCAGTTTGAGCATGTTTACTCGCCGGGCCGCAGCCAGTACATGGGCATCACATTTGAGCTGCGAAACCGATATAGAAAATGGGGCCATGGATTTGCGGGTTCGATGCGGCTCGTTTATACACTTTCGAGCCTAAAGGATGACGGTATCGTCAACACATCGTCGCCTCAGGTCGTGGGCGATTTTGCATCAGAATACTCACGGAGCCTGCTCGACCGTCGCCACCGCATTGCGTTTACAGGGACATTCGACACGCCGACGTGGCTCGGCAAGCTGCGATTTTCGCCGCTTTTCCGATTTGGCACGAGTGCTCCTTTCAATGTTTCCGTTGGTGGAAATGATCGAAACCTCGACGATGTCGGGACCGATCGTCCGAACTTTAGCGGCGACCTGAAAGATCTCAAATGGCGCACATTCGGGACCGCCTTTCCTGCGTCATTGGCTGCTCAACTTTCTCAGCCGACCATTGGCAGCCCGGGCAATTTGCCGCGCAATGCCGGCCATGGTCCGCGTCAGTATATCTTTGACCTGAATATTAGCCGCATCTTTAAGTTCGGCGACCGTTATCAGCTTCGGCCGTCGGCCGAATTCGGTAATGTGCTGAACTGGCGTGTTTTCAGCTTCGGGTCGAATTTCATCAATTTTGACAGTCTCAATTCGTCTAACGCGATCCTTCGCCAGAGTGCGATGGATCAATTCCTGGCACCGACACGGACCTATCGGCCGCGAACGGTGAGATTGGGTCTTCGGTTTGATTTCTAGCCTTACCATACTGGCCGCCCGACAATGGGCGGCCGTTTTGCGCCCGGAGAAAATGTAGTGACGTGATCGCGAAGACGTGCTAGATTTGACTGTTGAACATTTTTGTTCAACCGCATTGTATGGAACAGGTTTTGACAGAGGCCCCGATCCCAGTTACCGAGACAACGATCGAATCGGTATTGCTCGACGCCGACCTTTTTGTTAAGTACTCATCGCCAGAGAAGGCATTTGATCTGCTTCGTACATCGTTGGAACGTTCTCCCCGCTCGATCGGGCTTCGCGAGAAAATGCGCGAGATCTGCGTTAGGCAAAAGAACCTAAACGAGGCCGCCAAACAGTGTCTCGCCCTCGTGAGCCTGTATATTGGCCGCGAGGATTTTGACCTCGCCTACGACCGTTTGCAGGAGGCCAAGCTACTCGACCCGAGAATATCGGTCGCACCAGGCCTGGAGGCCATTCGCCGTGCCCGCCGCCCGGACTTCGCCGTCAACCGCGACCGGTCGCCTCAAAAGGTGCGAACGGACGTGACCTTTGCCGGCAATCTCGCATACGTCAGCATCTTCGATTCGGTGCAGGTTATCGAGAGCTCAAAGATGACGGGCCTGCTTATCATCAAATCTGACCTGCATCTCGGCAATGTTTCATTCAACGAGGGCAAGATCGTCGATGCTGAGTGTAATGGCCACAACGGAATTACCGCGTTTCGGCAGTTGATCGACGTAAACAGCGGAACATTTGAGTTCTCGACTGCCGATCACGAATTTCCGGTGGTGATCAATGTGTCGAGCAACACCAATTTTCTACTCGACGTTCTCACCGACCTAGACAATGAGCGGGCCGAGAAGCAGGGGCTTCGCGACGTTGGCACTGAGATCATTTAGGTTGACTTTCACCTTCAGATACAACAAAATATAGTGCTGTCCCGATTCAGAAGCACTATATAGATGTTCAGACTCCAGCGCCTAGAGATCACCGGATTTAAGTCGTTTGCTGACTACACGGAGGTCGTCTTCACCGGCAACGGCATTACGGCGGTCGTCGGGCCGAATGGCTGCGGGAAATCGAACGTATCTGACGCGATCGCATGGGTGCTGGGCGAGCAGCGAGCGAAGTCGCTTCGCGGCGGCGAGATGAAGGACGTCGTCTTCGCCGGGACCAAGGATCGAAAGCCCGGCGGCATGGCCGAGGTAGTGCTGCACCTGATCCGAGACGATTCGACGTTCGATATCGATCAGAGCGAGCTTGAGGACATTGACGAAGCCTTGACCGGTATCGATGATTCGGCTGTCGATATGGATGAGATACTCGGGCCCGAGCATGAACCAGAGTTTGCCGAGACGGGTGCCGAGGACAATGGCTTTCACGATGCCGTCGAGATCGAACAGGTCGAAATCGCCAAGGCCCTTGCCGTCGGATCCGCACAGGTCGTCGAGACCAAGGTCAAGGCGAAGCGCCATTGGCGACCGCGCTCATTCGCACTGGACTTTGCACCCGGCGAGGCCGTTAGCGTCACACGCCGGTTGTACCTGTCGGGCGAGAGCGAATATATGCTCAACGGCCGAGCATGCCGGCTTCGCGATATCACAGACCTGTTTGCGGGAACAGGTCTTTCTGGAGCTCACTACGCGATCATCGAGCAGGGTCGCATCGGCCAGATACTGTCGGCAAAGCCGGCAGACCGCCGTAGCCTCATCGAGGAGGCTGCCGGCATCTCAAAATTCCGTGCCCGACAGCGTGCCGCCGAAACCAGGCTCGAAACAGCTAAAGCCAATCTTACCCGCATTTTCGATATTATTTCTGAGGTTGAGACTCGTGTAAATTCGCTTCGCCGCCAAGCCGCAAAGACGCGCCGGTTCAAGATACTTCAGGAAGAGTTTCGCGACCTCCTGCGCAAGCTCTACGCCGCTGAGGGCTGTTACCTGTCTGAGTTGTCAGAGACGCTAAAGATCCAGCTTGCACATGCGGGCGAGGCTGAGACACATCTTCACGATGATCTCAGTAGAAAAGAGGAAGCGGCAAAAGATACTACGCAGCGTGCTCGGATTGCCGAAGAAGGCTTGGCCGACCTTCGCCGAATTCACGCGAACAATGCGCTTGAGCGCGACCGAGCGGAACGTGAGCATATCTATAAATCCGACCAGATCGTCGGGCTGAACGCGCGGTGTGAGACGCTCCGGGGTGAGATCGTGGCCAGTCGTCAGCGGCAAGACCTTCTTGCCAAAGAGATCGAGCGGCTCGCAGAGGATGAACGACGTGAGAGTGCTGAGCACGCAGCAGCCGAATCGGTGCTTCGCGAATCCGAAGACGCACATCGGCACGAGTCCGAGGCGCTTGCCCTCGTTGAGGGTTCGATCGAGTCGCTTCGCTCCGAGTTGTTGCAGCACACTGCGGCTGTTGAGCGTTTCGATGAGATAGCACGTCAACTCGACCACAACCTTGAACGCCTCACCTTGCGTTCTGTTGGACTCGAAAAGGAAGGTCAGCGGGCGGACGAAGCCGTTGGGACAAATCAACGAACCGCTTCAAGACTTGCCGAAATGCTCACGGCCGAGGAAGCCAGGTTCGTCGGGCTTAACGCTGAAAAAGATGCCCTGCTCGCCGTGACAAGCGACGCACGCAGCGCATTGCGGGCCGCAGAGGCTGAACAGCAAGGCTTGCTGGATGAACATTCGGCCAAACGGCATCGCCTCGCCACGCTGCAGGAACTCGAACAGGACCGTGCCGTCTACACGCCTCAAGTGCAGAAACTCTTTACTGCCGCCAAGGATATCGGAGTCCGTCTCGGCGGTGTCCTTGCAGATCGACTTAATGTTGCTCCGGAGGCCGAGACCGCGGTTGAAAGGCTCTTCGGGTCGTTTCTGGAATCCGTGATCGTCGATTCGATCGACGATGCAACCCGCGTCTCGGCTTGGCTGAATGCGAATGACGTCGGACGTACCGCCATCATTGTTCTGTCGGGAGCTCCGGCCATTGTGCGAACAGCGGCCAAGGGTACGATCGCAGAAGCTCTCGGCGTTTCTGGTGAACTCGAGGCGGCGATGTGGCAGGTTTTCCCGCGCGAGATGTCGGCTCGGCTTGTTCATGAGTTTGACGGTGTATTCATGGGCG is a genomic window of Chloracidobacterium sp. containing:
- a CDS encoding TonB-dependent receptor — protein: MFRRICLRAYVVCALLAVLTSVTVAQDLDNVSIAGRLADSNGLAVVGASVTATLVETGETRTVTTNDDGRYKIVQLKPGTYKVKAEASGFGVQVTEEIRTIAAQNVVQDFSLSPADVRAETTVTVTGDDGPVVDTTRTVVGGTVTEREIEELPNNTRNPFDLVLTLGGVTEEPLSTRDLSGDRGTRGSYAQGTTPEEAGTFALSGGAAYSNNITVDGLDNNDDRSAGFRFQPSLESVAEVQVITNQFSAEYGRASGGRVNIRTRGGSNRYRGRAFYFFRDEALNANTWNNNRRGIARAPLQNHDPGFTFGGPIIKNKLFFFASYEYDKYLEDTIIDVFVPVDNQSRLDLPAPTNPSQTYPSNSGSNFILVAPYISLADTPSKRHTFSTRIDWNANAKNSFTFAYQLGRFNDLRQYSGTNRLADALIGRVRNTDGFNATHNLVLGANDVNQLRFQYSRLRPSAAPVGGSGAPVVIVGGFTPPGEPFSASQIFSASTSGSSDRKEDRIQIQDTYTHIAGSHNLRFGGDFHNVDTEYIDRFDATGTYRFSNFYFFNQNNVTSFQQNFNTSSALTNKYYGFFGQDEWRIRPRFTLSFGLRYERETIIGDKDNWGPRLSFAWNPLKGDKTVIRFGAGRFFNRVLLRTVDDFTSGAQELRFDSRIRFPANVEFARIRTFLSQQFPNPLTLDTAIQVNATETMTVRELSRTGGFRELDPNIKIPESYQFNVGFEREIFKGIVFETNATYNRTIHLWREKNINAPVLPAGTPDRDNDGRITFTDYLLGVNTGISRFFLGSPTDDVGLLDLNGGSCSASEVCNVNLNSSQNRSDCESALDPINSPTLSPICRALAAIHPLRPGFASGNLSQFEHVYSPGRSQYMGITFELRNRYRKWGHGFAGSMRLVYTLSSLKDDGIVNTSSPQVVGDFASEYSRSLLDRRHRIAFTGTFDTPTWLGKLRFSPLFRFGTSAPFNVSVGGNDRNLDDVGTDRPNFSGDLKDLKWRTFGTAFPASLAAQLSQPTIGSPGNLPRNAGHGPRQYIFDLNISRIFKFGDRYQLRPSAEFGNVLNWRVFSFGSNFINFDSLNSSNAILRQSAMDQFLAPTRTYRPRTVRLGLRFDF
- the smc gene encoding chromosome segregation protein SMC; the encoded protein is MFRLQRLEITGFKSFADYTEVVFTGNGITAVVGPNGCGKSNVSDAIAWVLGEQRAKSLRGGEMKDVVFAGTKDRKPGGMAEVVLHLIRDDSTFDIDQSELEDIDEALTGIDDSAVDMDEILGPEHEPEFAETGAEDNGFHDAVEIEQVEIAKALAVGSAQVVETKVKAKRHWRPRSFALDFAPGEAVSVTRRLYLSGESEYMLNGRACRLRDITDLFAGTGLSGAHYAIIEQGRIGQILSAKPADRRSLIEEAAGISKFRARQRAAETRLETAKANLTRIFDIISEVETRVNSLRRQAAKTRRFKILQEEFRDLLRKLYAAEGCYLSELSETLKIQLAHAGEAETHLHDDLSRKEEAAKDTTQRARIAEEGLADLRRIHANNALERDRAEREHIYKSDQIVGLNARCETLRGEIVASRQRQDLLAKEIERLAEDERRESAEHAAAESVLRESEDAHRHESEALALVEGSIESLRSELLQHTAAVERFDEIARQLDHNLERLTLRSVGLEKEGQRADEAVGTNQRTASRLAEMLTAEEARFVGLNAEKDALLAVTSDARSALRAAEAEQQGLLDEHSAKRHRLATLQELEQDRAVYTPQVQKLFTAAKDIGVRLGGVLADRLNVAPEAETAVERLFGSFLESVIVDSIDDATRVSAWLNANDVGRTAIIVLSGAPAIVRTAAKGTIAEALGVSGELEAAMWQVFPREMSARLVHEFDGVFMGETLVNFSGDILLSGRLMIAGKQKAGETNASLLAFKRELSQLAKDCIRLDVDIETARVAVEAARTLLVENEGRMVDLQSLIIKVDRGIHGLQIQVKAAKDEIDRTERHRQLVADESGQVKAEIDDATHRRAEALAGKHKADTARADTFADLERIAAELTTARELTEAALAVLSEKRMIAATSDERRRSAISALRRVENEAKEIESRLTLLGLEHNEAEAKIKALHEEITSITDRIASAGDEIERETGEITRAVTEMNEARQLSDATSDELADINRRLGEARNERAEIEIRQAEAVTELKNLGEKCQQELGLPLADLLGEVTHVPDFVLTDARQQAEDLRIRLDGFGAINMLALEELGEAEERHLFLTGQRQDIIESIAATEEALSEIKKRSRERFRTAFESINLNFTEFFQELFGGGQGQMTLMEAEDILEAGIEVVAQPPGKRLQNIQLLSGGEKAMTAIALVLAIFKYRPSPFCLLDEVDAPLDDANIGRFASKIAEMSERTQFIVITHNKRTMEAARALYGVTMQEPGVSRIVSVKFE
- a CDS encoding DUF4388 domain-containing protein yields the protein MEQVLTEAPIPVTETTIESVLLDADLFVKYSSPEKAFDLLRTSLERSPRSIGLREKMREICVRQKNLNEAAKQCLALVSLYIGREDFDLAYDRLQEAKLLDPRISVAPGLEAIRRARRPDFAVNRDRSPQKVRTDVTFAGNLAYVSIFDSVQVIESSKMTGLLIIKSDLHLGNVSFNEGKIVDAECNGHNGITAFRQLIDVNSGTFEFSTADHEFPVVINVSSNTNFLLDVLTDLDNERAEKQGLRDVGTEII